The Desmonostoc muscorum LEGE 12446 genome includes a region encoding these proteins:
- a CDS encoding type I polyketide synthase, with the protein MSENSVNTDRQSLMKKALLELKEMKSQLAAVEKAKKEPIAIVGMGCRFPGDANNPEAFWQLLCDGVDAVTEVPANRWDINALYDPNPDTPGKMYTRYGGFLRQLEEFDAQFFGISPKEAVSLDPQQRLLLEVTWEALENASIKPAQLLGTQTGVFIGITGNDYLQRLLTRSATEIDAYQGTGNTHSVAAGRLSYILGLTGPSLAVDTACSSSLVAVHLACQSLRHQESDLAIAGGVNLLLSSEVSINLSKARMLSSDGRCKTFDTKADGYVRSEGCGVIILKRLCDAIKDKDQILALIRGSAVNQDGRSSGLTVPNGPAQQAVIRQALENGGVEPTEVSYLEAHGTGTSLGDPIEVGALEAVFGKNRPKDQPLTIGSLKTNIGHLESAAGIAGIIKVVLQMQHQEIAPHLHFQDPSPHINWENLPLIVPTQKTDWQTAENSRLAGVSSFGFSGTNAHVVLAQAPTLEPLCPAVERPLHLLTLSAKTPSALEELAFAYQNYIQTHADVSIADICYTANIGREHFNHRLAIVTGSREQLVAQLAVLTFAHSDRSGKKPLKIAFLFTGQGSQYINMGRLLYETQPIFRQTLEQCDEILRPYLEPSLLEVLYPTQLNEQVSSLLNQTAYTQPALFAFEYALYQLWKSWGIQPDVVMGHSVGEYVAATVAGVFSLEDGLKLIAQRGQLMQQLPDGGEMVSLIASEEQVRQILAPFGNTVSIAAINSSESVVISGVSEDITTLCQKLEAQGVKTKRLQVSHAFHSPLMIPMLQEFEQVANHVTYNQPQIPLISNVTGQLADENIATGQYWVNHVLQTVQFATSMQTLHQQDYEVFLEIGPKPILLGMGRECLPDSEDLWLPSLRPGVAEWEQLLSSLGELYLAGVQVDWSGFEGDYPHQKVALPNYPFQRQRYWIENPPSRHEQPESLSEENIQTPIVNLLNQGNTQELVQLVQKALNFSPEQIKLLPEILAVLVREHKQHLIPDNIQDLCYELVWRNEGNIQQQLLGDYIPAPSEISDRLQPQTKQLMSQHHQLNAQVLVQLEALSIAYAIAAFHEMGWNFHKGQRFSLTEIVQQLGVVDQHSQLMHRLLEMLVEVEILEYLGEQWQIVAVPKIHHPQSQISDLLSQYPNAVAELTILQRCGSNLAQVLRGECNPVELLFPEGDLTTATQLYQDAPEAKLMNTLMQQAVLSVVENLPSGRKLRVLEIGAGTGGTTSYLLPFFNEKQTEYIFTDLSPFFLAQAQQKFQDFSFVKYQLLDIEQAAQSQGFAENQYDLIVASNVLHATKDMRITLQHVHQLLAPQGMLLLLEATHKSRWLDLIFGLTDGWWRFTDFDLRPNHPLLTTNSWQKLLYDSDFQDVATIVPSYQETISQQALILAQAVKPKESKTESENWLIFADRQGIGQELSLLLRSQQKACTLVFSGNEYKQISDQEFTINPALPEDFQRLLLFMEALVQGSKSLSNPQLHGVVYLWSLDTVEAKSLTVTDLEVASQTGCGGVLSLIQSLINQGFSHPPRLWLVTKGAQRVGVESSLGGVAQSSVWGLGKVITDEHPEFNCTLVDLDVKENHNAQSLFAEISSHKSTSSETDIAFRNGQRYVSRLVRSKKIVKQSLRLKADATYLITGGLGEIGLLVAQWLVEHGAKYLVLAGRSSPNEAAEVTLRRLKEAGSQVIILQTDVSLEKDVTSLLTQIKTSMPELRGIIHTAGVFEDRLLVDHQWQLFAKVFAPKVSGAWNLHIQTQDLPLDFFVLFSSVASMLGSAGLANYAAANAFLDALAHYRRLLGLPGLSINWGPWSMVGMARDLGIKAEVKWATKGIKPMEPHQALSILENLLPQDAAQVGVTQLNWSKFLQQFSGSSYPSFVSEIAQQVQELTIAQEQQKVKLPPLLDQIKANSQEQNQSLLITYLREQIAKALGTTTSALNIIQPLNQMGLDSLMVVELKNRLRTELEINIPITKFLDGVSVVDLTKFVSEQLFEVNSISKAPLATTTASNQNNWIEGEL; encoded by the coding sequence ATGAGCGAAAATTCAGTGAACACAGACCGTCAGTCTTTAATGAAGAAGGCACTCCTGGAACTCAAGGAGATGAAATCTCAGCTAGCAGCTGTGGAAAAGGCCAAAAAAGAACCAATTGCGATCGTCGGCATGGGTTGCCGATTTCCGGGAGATGCTAACAACCCAGAAGCATTCTGGCAACTACTGTGCGATGGAGTAGATGCAGTTACCGAAGTACCAGCTAATCGCTGGGATATTAATGCTTTGTATGACCCAAATCCCGATACTCCCGGAAAAATGTACACTCGCTACGGTGGGTTTTTACGTCAGTTAGAAGAATTTGACGCTCAGTTTTTCGGTATTTCCCCCAAAGAAGCGGTTAGCCTCGACCCTCAGCAACGTCTGCTATTGGAGGTCACTTGGGAAGCACTAGAAAATGCCAGCATCAAACCCGCTCAATTGCTTGGCACTCAAACCGGGGTGTTCATTGGCATCACTGGTAATGATTATTTACAACGTTTGTTGACTAGATCTGCAACAGAGATTGATGCTTACCAAGGTACAGGCAATACTCATAGTGTGGCGGCAGGTCGCTTGTCTTATATTTTGGGTCTAACTGGGCCTAGCTTGGCAGTGGATACTGCTTGCTCGTCCTCTTTAGTAGCAGTTCATTTAGCTTGTCAAAGTCTGCGTCATCAAGAGTCTGATTTAGCGATCGCTGGCGGCGTCAACTTGCTGCTTTCTAGTGAAGTTAGTATTAATTTATCGAAAGCCAGGATGCTTTCATCAGATGGTCGCTGCAAAACTTTTGATACAAAAGCCGATGGCTATGTTCGTAGTGAGGGCTGCGGGGTAATTATCCTCAAGCGCCTCTGTGATGCCATCAAAGACAAAGATCAGATACTAGCCTTGATTCGCGGCTCGGCTGTTAACCAAGATGGTCGTAGCAGTGGTTTGACAGTACCCAATGGGCCAGCACAGCAAGCAGTAATTCGCCAAGCCTTGGAAAATGGTGGCGTAGAACCGACTGAAGTTAGCTATCTAGAAGCTCATGGTACAGGTACTTCCCTGGGAGATCCAATTGAAGTGGGAGCTTTGGAAGCGGTGTTTGGCAAGAATCGCCCCAAAGACCAACCCCTAACTATTGGTTCGTTAAAAACCAATATTGGCCATTTAGAATCCGCCGCCGGAATTGCCGGGATCATCAAGGTAGTGTTGCAAATGCAACACCAGGAAATTGCCCCGCATTTGCACTTTCAAGATCCCAGTCCCCATATTAACTGGGAGAATTTGCCCCTAATAGTGCCGACTCAAAAAACTGACTGGCAAACAGCAGAAAATTCCCGTTTGGCGGGAGTTAGTTCTTTCGGCTTTAGCGGTACTAATGCCCATGTGGTGTTAGCACAAGCCCCAACACTTGAGCCTCTTTGCCCAGCAGTGGAACGTCCTTTACATCTGCTCACCCTATCGGCAAAAACACCATCAGCTTTAGAGGAGTTAGCTTTTGCCTATCAAAACTACATTCAAACTCATGCTGATGTGTCCATTGCAGATATATGCTATACGGCGAACATCGGCAGAGAGCATTTTAACCACCGCCTAGCTATTGTCACTGGCTCTAGAGAGCAGTTGGTCGCTCAACTCGCTGTTTTGACATTTGCCCATAGCGATCGCTCAGGTAAAAAACCCCTGAAGATAGCTTTCTTGTTCACAGGACAAGGGTCGCAATACATAAATATGGGAAGGCTACTCTATGAAACTCAACCTATCTTCCGCCAAACTCTAGAACAGTGCGATGAAATTTTACGCCCCTATCTAGAGCCTTCTTTATTAGAGGTACTTTATCCTACCCAGTTAAACGAGCAGGTTTCATCTCTACTAAATCAAACAGCTTATACCCAACCAGCCTTGTTTGCCTTTGAATATGCCCTCTATCAACTATGGAAATCCTGGGGTATTCAGCCAGATGTGGTGATGGGGCACAGCGTGGGAGAATATGTGGCGGCAACTGTCGCCGGAGTTTTTAGCCTAGAAGATGGTCTGAAACTCATCGCCCAACGAGGACAATTAATGCAGCAGTTACCCGATGGAGGTGAGATGGTTTCCCTGATTGCTTCAGAAGAGCAAGTGCGGCAAATTTTAGCACCATTTGGCAACACAGTTTCCATCGCTGCGATCAATAGTTCCGAAAGTGTGGTGATTTCTGGAGTCAGTGAAGATATTACTACTTTATGTCAAAAGTTAGAAGCACAGGGCGTAAAAACAAAGCGATTGCAGGTATCTCACGCCTTCCATTCTCCCTTGATGATCCCGATGTTGCAGGAATTTGAGCAAGTAGCCAATCATGTTACCTACAATCAACCCCAGATTCCATTAATCTCCAATGTCACTGGACAACTGGCTGATGAGAACATCGCCACAGGGCAATACTGGGTGAATCATGTACTACAAACAGTGCAATTTGCTACTAGTATGCAGACGTTGCATCAGCAAGATTATGAAGTCTTTTTAGAGATTGGGCCTAAGCCAATTTTATTGGGTATGGGGCGTGAATGCTTGCCAGATAGCGAGGATCTATGGTTGCCTTCTCTGCGTCCGGGAGTGGCAGAATGGGAACAACTACTTTCTAGTTTGGGCGAGTTATATCTAGCCGGAGTCCAGGTAGATTGGTCAGGGTTTGAGGGCGACTATCCCCACCAGAAGGTTGCATTACCCAACTATCCGTTCCAAAGACAGCGATATTGGATTGAGAATCCACCGTCTCGCCATGAACAACCAGAGTCTTTATCTGAAGAAAATATTCAGACTCCCATTGTTAACTTGCTTAACCAGGGAAATACTCAAGAGTTAGTTCAGCTAGTCCAGAAAGCTCTTAATTTTTCACCTGAACAGATAAAATTACTACCCGAAATATTGGCAGTCTTAGTCAGGGAACACAAGCAACACCTGATACCAGACAACATCCAAGACCTGTGCTACGAACTAGTATGGCGAAATGAAGGTAACATACAGCAGCAGTTACTTGGAGATTATATACCTGCTCCTTCAGAAATTAGCGATCGCCTTCAACCTCAAACAAAACAGTTGATGTCGCAGCATCATCAATTAAATGCCCAAGTATTAGTTCAACTGGAAGCTTTAAGTATTGCCTACGCGATCGCAGCATTCCATGAAATGGGATGGAACTTTCACAAAGGACAACGCTTTAGTCTGACAGAAATAGTACAGCAATTGGGAGTTGTGGATCAACATTCACAGCTAATGCATCGTCTGTTAGAAATGCTTGTGGAAGTGGAAATCCTAGAATACCTCGGCGAACAATGGCAGATAGTAGCAGTACCTAAAATACACCATCCTCAGTCACAGATCAGTGACCTTTTATCTCAATACCCAAATGCCGTAGCCGAGCTGACCATCTTACAAAGATGTGGATCAAATTTAGCACAAGTACTGCGGGGAGAATGTAACCCAGTGGAATTGCTATTTCCTGAAGGCGACTTAACCACCGCAACCCAGCTATATCAGGATGCACCAGAGGCAAAACTGATGAACACCCTGATGCAACAGGCTGTTTTATCAGTAGTAGAAAATTTGCCATCAGGACGTAAGTTGCGAGTATTAGAAATTGGTGCAGGAACTGGGGGAACTACCTCTTATCTACTCCCATTCTTCAATGAAAAGCAAACAGAATATATCTTTACTGACTTATCTCCATTTTTCCTGGCTCAGGCACAACAAAAGTTTCAAGACTTCTCCTTTGTCAAATACCAATTATTAGACATCGAGCAAGCAGCCCAGTCTCAAGGATTTGCAGAAAATCAGTATGACTTGATTGTGGCATCTAACGTGTTGCACGCTACTAAAGATATGCGTATAACCTTGCAGCACGTACACCAATTATTAGCTCCTCAAGGGATGTTATTGCTACTAGAAGCGACTCATAAATCACGCTGGTTAGATTTAATTTTTGGATTAACAGATGGGTGGTGGAGGTTTACTGATTTTGACTTGCGACCCAACCATCCATTGCTGACAACTAATAGTTGGCAGAAATTATTGTATGATAGTGACTTTCAAGATGTAGCAACAATTGTTCCCAGTTATCAAGAAACAATATCTCAACAAGCGTTGATTCTGGCTCAAGCAGTCAAACCGAAGGAAAGCAAAACAGAATCAGAAAATTGGCTAATTTTTGCTGATCGTCAAGGTATTGGTCAAGAGTTAAGTCTATTATTGCGATCGCAACAAAAAGCTTGTACTTTGGTCTTCTCTGGTAATGAGTATAAACAGATATCAGATCAAGAATTCACGATTAACCCTGCCTTACCAGAAGACTTTCAGCGACTATTACTGTTCATGGAAGCACTTGTGCAGGGGAGCAAATCTTTAAGCAATCCCCAACTGCATGGAGTGGTTTATTTGTGGAGTTTAGATACAGTTGAGGCCAAGTCCCTCACCGTAACAGATTTAGAAGTTGCTTCCCAAACAGGATGTGGTGGCGTATTATCCCTCATCCAGTCTTTAATTAATCAAGGATTTTCCCATCCTCCTCGCCTCTGGCTAGTGACCAAAGGAGCGCAACGAGTGGGTGTAGAATCGTCCCTTGGCGGGGTAGCCCAATCGTCTGTATGGGGATTAGGAAAAGTAATTACAGATGAGCATCCAGAATTTAACTGTACTCTGGTAGATTTAGACGTGAAAGAAAATCACAATGCTCAGAGTCTGTTTGCAGAAATTTCTTCCCACAAGTCAACTAGTAGTGAAACTGACATAGCTTTTCGGAATGGACAACGGTATGTTAGCCGATTAGTACGCAGCAAGAAAATTGTTAAACAATCTCTGCGCCTCAAAGCCGATGCTACCTACCTAATTACAGGTGGTCTGGGTGAGATTGGTTTGTTGGTAGCGCAATGGCTGGTAGAGCATGGGGCAAAATACTTAGTTTTGGCAGGGCGTAGCAGTCCTAATGAAGCAGCTGAAGTCACCCTGAGACGACTAAAAGAAGCTGGGAGTCAAGTTATTATTTTGCAAACTGATGTATCTTTAGAAAAAGATGTCACTTCTTTACTAACGCAAATTAAAACATCGATGCCAGAATTGAGGGGTATTATTCATACTGCGGGTGTCTTTGAAGATCGACTACTGGTAGACCATCAATGGCAACTATTTGCCAAAGTTTTTGCACCGAAGGTAAGCGGAGCCTGGAATTTACATATCCAAACCCAAGACCTACCTTTGGACTTCTTCGTGCTTTTTTCCTCAGTTGCGTCCATGCTCGGATCTGCGGGTTTAGCAAATTATGCTGCTGCTAATGCCTTTTTAGATGCTCTGGCTCATTATCGAAGATTGCTAGGTTTGCCAGGGTTAAGTATTAACTGGGGACCCTGGTCGATGGTGGGAATGGCGAGGGATCTTGGGATTAAGGCTGAGGTAAAATGGGCAACCAAAGGAATAAAGCCGATGGAACCACACCAGGCATTAAGCATCCTAGAAAATTTACTACCCCAAGATGCGGCTCAGGTAGGGGTGACGCAGCTTAACTGGTCAAAGTTTTTGCAGCAATTCTCCGGCTCATCTTATCCGAGTTTCGTTTCGGAAATAGCTCAACAGGTACAGGAGCTTACGATTGCACAAGAGCAACAAAAAGTCAAGCTCCCACCACTTTTAGATCAAATTAAAGCCAATTCCCAAGAGCAAAACCAATCACTTTTGATTACTTATCTGAGAGAGCAGATTGCCAAAGCGTTAGGAACAACGACATCTGCACTCAATATTATCCAGCCCCTTAACCAAATGGGACTTGATTCCCTCATGGTCGTCGAACTGAAAAATCGCCTCAGAACAGAGTTGGAAATAAATATCCCCATCACCAAATTTTTGGATGGTGTGAGTGTTGTTGATTTAACAAAATTTGTCAGCGAACAACTTTTTGAGGTTAATTCAATCTCCAAAGCACCCCTTGCAACCACAACTGCATCAAATCAAAACAATTGGATTGAAGGAGAATTATGA